A genomic window from Hydrogenispora ethanolica includes:
- a CDS encoding substrate-binding domain-containing protein, producing the protein MSLLVGFTGYAKSGLIKVGIINNPPSESGYRAANVADFEKVFTKAKGYEVSTFYSLKNDEQLNAASQFITDGVDYILISAAATDGWASVLTRAKEAGIKVFLFDRMLNAPNSLYEAAVVSDMANQGNTAVKWLKAQKLPEYNVIHIQGAMGSDAQIGRTAALDKEFKAGTMKKVVQQTATWDEAEAKKIVESVINSKKKFNVIYAENDGMAKGAVAALDEAGITHGVGKQVVIMGFDCNKWALRELLAKRWNYDGQCSPFQATVIDGMIKKLEKGGKLTTKKVISQEKGFDAKTITQKDIDTYGLGQ; encoded by the coding sequence ATGTCTTTGTTGGTTGGGTTTACAGGTTATGCAAAATCCGGTCTGATTAAGGTTGGCATCATCAACAATCCGCCGTCTGAATCCGGATATCGCGCAGCGAATGTGGCAGACTTTGAAAAAGTATTCACAAAAGCAAAGGGGTATGAGGTTTCAACCTTCTACAGCTTGAAGAATGATGAACAGCTTAATGCAGCGTCTCAGTTTATCACAGACGGGGTGGACTATATTCTTATTTCAGCAGCTGCTACGGATGGTTGGGCTTCAGTTCTTACAAGAGCTAAAGAAGCAGGTATAAAAGTGTTTTTGTTTGACCGTATGTTAAATGCACCTAACAGTCTTTATGAAGCAGCTGTTGTTTCTGACATGGCAAATCAGGGCAATACGGCTGTTAAGTGGCTAAAAGCACAGAAACTGCCTGAATACAATGTCATCCACATTCAGGGTGCAATGGGTAGTGACGCACAGATCGGCCGTACAGCCGCATTGGATAAAGAATTCAAGGCCGGTACAATGAAAAAAGTCGTTCAGCAGACTGCAACCTGGGATGAAGCTGAAGCCAAGAAAATTGTCGAATCAGTAATCAATTCCAAAAAGAAATTCAACGTTATCTATGCTGAAAATGACGGTATGGCTAAAGGTGCTGTCGCAGCGCTTGATGAAGCTGGTATTACACACGGTGTTGGCAAACAAGTTGTTATAATGGGTTTCGACTGCAACAAGTGGGCGCTTAGAGAACTTCTTGCTAAACGCTGGAACTATGATGGACAGTGCAGTCCTTTCCAGGCAACTGTAATCGACGGAATGATTAAGAAGCTTGAAAAAGGTGGAAAACTTACAACGAAGAAAGTTATTTCTCAAGAAAAAGGTTTTGATGCAAAAACTATTACTCAAAAAGATATTGATACTTATGGTCTTGGACAATAA
- a CDS encoding AraC family transcriptional regulator: MGNDLIIDENMYGHALGKNETSPLHIEHYFFKENGTIFPPHWHEQFMLMYVKKGMLLLQCGKQKILAEQDSIAIVNPNEIHSGENPESDLEYYSLKIDLLLLLGNQPDLQQTMYTELLLKNRVRFENKISNDDFLLGCMKHIIKEFGEKKEGYELALRGLGYQILTALLRKFTKTVADQSELDMQYRRLKQIKPAITYMESHLADKITLKKLSEVTHLSPIHFSRVFKTVSGFSPMEFLGRMRIQKASQLLVNTDKTIVEIAMDTGFNDGNYFSRFFKKCRKETPREFREKYVKK, from the coding sequence ATGGGAAACGATCTGATAATCGACGAGAATATGTACGGCCATGCTTTGGGGAAAAATGAAACGAGCCCGCTTCATATCGAACATTATTTCTTCAAGGAAAATGGAACGATTTTTCCGCCGCACTGGCACGAGCAGTTCATGCTGATGTACGTTAAAAAAGGAATGCTACTGTTGCAGTGCGGCAAGCAAAAGATTTTAGCCGAGCAAGATTCGATTGCCATTGTGAACCCCAATGAAATCCATTCCGGAGAGAATCCGGAATCGGATTTGGAGTATTATTCGTTGAAGATTGATCTCCTGTTGCTGCTCGGAAACCAGCCCGATCTGCAGCAAACGATGTATACGGAGCTGCTTTTGAAAAACCGAGTACGATTTGAAAATAAGATTTCCAATGATGACTTTCTGCTCGGCTGTATGAAGCATATCATCAAAGAGTTCGGGGAGAAAAAGGAGGGGTATGAACTTGCGCTAAGAGGATTAGGCTATCAAATATTAACTGCCCTGCTGCGCAAGTTTACGAAAACAGTAGCCGACCAATCCGAACTGGATATGCAGTACCGAAGGTTGAAGCAAATTAAGCCGGCGATTACCTATATGGAGTCGCATCTGGCAGATAAAATCACGCTGAAGAAGCTTTCGGAAGTTACGCATTTGAGCCCGATCCATTTTTCCAGAGTCTTCAAAACGGTGTCGGGATTTTCACCGATGGAATTTCTGGGCCGCATGCGTATTCAGAAGGCCTCGCAGCTCTTGGTGAATACCGACAAAACAATTGTTGAAATCGCAATGGATACAGGGTTTAATGATGGCAATTATTTTAGCCGTTTCTTTAAAAAATGCCGCAAGGAAACTCCTCGTGAATTCAGAGAAAAATATGTAAAAAAGTAG
- a CDS encoding sugar ABC transporter ATP-binding protein has protein sequence MKNDIVLSMRGISKTFPGVRALHNVDFTLCKGEIHALMGENGAGKSTLVKVLTGVYQKDFGQIKIAGIEKEITIKSPQEAQNLGISTVYQEITLCPNLTVAENMFIGRGNYRFINWRSREKKATEILTKLNIPVSATRQLGTCSLAIQQMVAVARAVDMECKVLILDEPTSSLDEQEVALLFTLMRELKSRGVGIIFITHFLEQVYEISDRITVLRNGELVGAYEINDLPRIKLISAMMGKELDDISELQHRKKSQLFQDAPPVYEVFGLSSAEGIKPFDFKIHKGEINGFTGLLGSGRSESVRAIFGADRITGGKVRINGKDVKISKPGDSMKHGIGYLPEDRKGDGIIEDLSVRENIILALQVLKGFLRPFSKSEAEAFAEKYIKLLGIKTASMDTPIKSLSGGNQQKVILARWLLTNPQYLILDEPTRGIDVGTKVDIQKLVLKLAEEGVSVTFISSEIEEMLTTCSRLIIMRDRKIVGELKGDEMTQVKIMHTIAGGTAQNG, from the coding sequence ATGAAGAATGACATCGTTTTATCTATGCGTGGAATTAGCAAAACTTTCCCAGGTGTCCGGGCCTTACATAATGTAGACTTTACCCTTTGTAAGGGTGAAATTCACGCTCTGATGGGTGAAAATGGAGCCGGTAAGTCAACTTTAGTCAAAGTCTTAACAGGCGTATATCAGAAAGATTTTGGGCAAATCAAAATAGCAGGAATTGAAAAAGAAATTACGATAAAATCGCCTCAAGAGGCTCAGAATTTAGGTATTAGCACAGTTTATCAGGAGATAACACTCTGCCCGAACCTTACAGTTGCTGAAAATATGTTTATCGGACGAGGCAACTACCGTTTTATAAACTGGCGTTCAAGAGAAAAGAAGGCAACAGAAATTCTTACTAAGCTTAATATCCCGGTAAGCGCTACCCGGCAACTTGGCACTTGCTCGCTGGCTATACAGCAAATGGTAGCTGTTGCCCGTGCAGTTGATATGGAATGCAAGGTACTTATTCTGGATGAACCTACTTCCTCGCTGGATGAGCAGGAGGTTGCATTACTTTTTACTCTTATGCGGGAATTAAAGTCTCGTGGTGTTGGCATCATCTTTATAACGCATTTCCTCGAACAGGTATACGAGATAAGCGACAGGATAACCGTTTTGCGGAACGGTGAGCTGGTTGGAGCTTACGAAATAAATGATTTGCCACGCATTAAGCTTATTTCAGCGATGATGGGTAAAGAGCTTGATGATATTTCCGAATTACAGCATCGAAAAAAATCACAACTCTTTCAGGATGCCCCGCCTGTTTATGAGGTATTCGGATTATCGAGCGCAGAAGGTATAAAGCCGTTTGACTTCAAAATTCATAAGGGAGAAATAAACGGGTTTACCGGGCTTCTTGGCTCCGGCCGCAGTGAAAGCGTACGTGCTATATTCGGTGCTGATCGAATTACCGGCGGTAAGGTAAGGATAAACGGAAAAGATGTTAAGATTTCCAAACCCGGGGATTCCATGAAGCATGGTATCGGTTATCTTCCCGAGGATAGAAAAGGGGACGGCATCATTGAAGATTTATCTGTACGTGAAAATATCATACTTGCCTTACAGGTATTGAAAGGCTTTTTAAGGCCTTTTTCCAAAAGTGAAGCTGAAGCTTTCGCAGAAAAGTATATCAAATTATTAGGAATTAAGACCGCTTCGATGGATACGCCGATTAAATCACTTTCGGGCGGTAATCAGCAAAAGGTAATACTTGCCCGTTGGCTCTTAACAAATCCACAGTATCTTATCCTGGACGAACCGACGCGCGGTATTGACGTCGGTACAAAAGTCGATATACAAAAACTCGTGCTTAAGCTTGCCGAGGAGGGCGTCAGCGTCACGTTTATTTCGTCGGAAATAGAGGAGATGCTTACCACATGTTCACGGCTCATCATCATGCGGGATCGCAAAATAGTGGGCGAATTGAAGGGAGATGAAATGACACAGGTGAAAATCATGCACACAATCGCGGGAGGGACGGCTCAAAATGGTTAA